A genome region from Oncorhynchus gorbuscha isolate QuinsamMale2020 ecotype Even-year linkage group LG26, OgorEven_v1.0, whole genome shotgun sequence includes the following:
- the LOC124016110 gene encoding zinc finger CCCH domain-containing protein 13-like, with protein sequence MRRHTTYNDEDMRDATRRKGEKVPEDEQHESTIYSFRTQEQDTAATGFQRFLNVLNKGVDINKLSKIVNHVNELPPIQEAHPKTAYRSEYKEAPAQNSQDCLGPHSRALPQDQSHSHIREERRLDLPHGQLQSLLESIGLDLGVEELGRLTDRTKERLYGMKRDQERSPLKSDRHSSTRDWDRERDEDTERDGSKRNGERERDREWASSERDRERDGEKSERDRDRHSNTRDKRSGPRDRHSSTRDRRSGPRDKHSSTRDRRSGSRDRHSGTRDSNRDRRSSTRDSQRDRHSDTRDSERDRHSDTRDSERDRHSGSRDRHSGTRDSNRDRRSSTRDSEIDRHSDTRDSERDRHSGTRDKRSSTRERDEDRRSSTRDRDEDRHSGTRDRRSSTRERDEDRRSSTRDRDEDRRSSTGDRRSSTRDRRSSTRDRRSSTRDRRSSTRDRDGRSSTRDRDRRSSTRDRDRDRRSSNRDRDRDRRSSNRDRDRDRRSSNRDRDRDRRCSTRDWDRDGDREKESDMDWYRDKSKESSSELNTHKDPIYPFSHPPNASMMATFSTTQFSLYTSSPYANAFPPGWGYPPGTMPPVTMPPVTMPPVTMPPGTMPPGTMPPGTMPPGSIPLVPCPLALCLLVPCPLALCPLVPCPQALCPQALCPLA encoded by the exons ATGAGACGACACACAACATATAATGACGAAGACATGCGCGATGCTAccaggaggaagggagagaag GTCCCTGAGGATGAACAACACGAATCCACCATTTACTCATTCAGGACACAGGAGCAGGACACAGCAGCCACAGGCTTCCAGCGCTTCCTCAATGTCCTCAACAAAGGGGTGGACATCAACAAGCTCTCAAAGATTGTCAACCATGTGAATGAGTTGCCCCCGATACAGGAGGCCCATCCCAAGACTGCCTACAGGAGTGAGTATAAGGAGGCCCCAGCTCAGAACTCTCAGGATTGCTTGGGGCCCCACAGTAGAGCTCTGCCACAAGACCAGAGTCACTCACACATTCGTGAAGAAAGGAGGCTGGATCTCCCACATGGCCAGCTCCAGAGCCTGCTGGAGTCCATCGGGCTAGACCTGGGGGTGGAGGAGTTGGGCCGACTGACAGACCGGACCAAGGAGAGGCTGTACGGGATGAAGAGAGACCAGGAAAGGAGCCCGTTGAAGTCAGACAGGCACTCTAGTActagagactgggacagagaacgAGACGAGGACACAGAGAGGGACGGATCTaagagaaatggagaaagagaaCGGGACAGAGAATGGGCCAGTtctgagagagaccgagagagagacggggaaaaaTCTGAGAGAGACCGGGACAGACACTCTAATACCAGGGACAAGCGCTCTGGTCCCAGGGACAGGCACTCCAGTACAAGGGACAGGCGCTCTGGTCCCAGGGACAAGCACTCTAGTACCAGGGACAGACGCTCTGGTTCCAGGGACAGGCACTCAGGTACCAGGGACAGCAACAGGGACAGGCGCTCTAGTACCAGGGACAGCCAGAGAGATAGGCACTCTGATaccagggacagtgagagagacaggcacTCTGATaccagggacagtgagagagacaggcacTCTGGTTCCAGGGACAGGCACTCGGGTACCAGGGACAGCAACAGGGACAGGCGCTCTAGTACCAGGGACAGCGAGATAGATAGGCACTCTGATaccagggacagtgagagagacaggcacTCTGGTACCAGGGACAAGCGCTCTAGTAccagggagagagacgaggacaGGCGCTCTAGTACCAGGGACAGAGACGAGGACAGGCACTCTGGTACCAGGGACAGGCGCTCTAGTAccagggagagagacgaggacaGGCGCTCTAGTACCAGGGACAGAGACGAGGACAGGCGCTCTAGTACCGGGGACAGGCGCTCTAGTACCAGGGACAGGCGCTCTAGTACCAGGGACAGGCGCTCTAGTACCAGGGACAGGCGCTCTAGTACCAGGGACAGGGACGGGCGCTCTAGtaccagggacagggacaggcgcTCTAGtaccagggacagagacagggacaggcgCTCTAGTAACAGGGACCGAGACCGGGACAGGCGCTCTAGTAACAGGGACAGAGACCGGGACAGGCGCTCTAgtaacagggacagagacagggacaggcgATGTAGTACCAGGGACTGGGACAGAGATGGTGACCGGGAAAAAGAAAGTGACATGGATTGGTATAGGGACAAGTCCAAGGAAAGCTCTTCTGAGCTCAACACACACAAGGACCCTATATATCCTTTTTCTCACCCTCCTAATGCATCTATGATGGCAACCTTCTCCACCACCCAGTTCTCTCTGTATACCAGCAGCCCCTACGCCAATGCCTTCCCTCCAGGTTGGGGTTATCCCCCTGGCACCATGCCCCCTGTTACCATGCCCCCTGTTACCATGCCCCCTGTTACCATGCCCCCTGGCACCATGCCCCCTGGCACCATGCCCCCTGGCACCATGCCCCCTGGTAGCATCCCCCTGGTACCATGCCCCCTGGCCTTATGCCTCCTGGTACCATGCCCCCTGGCCTTATGCCCCCTGGTACCATGCCCCCAGGCCTTATGCCCCCAGGCCTTATGCCCCCTGGCCTGA